In Littorina saxatilis isolate snail1 linkage group LG8, US_GU_Lsax_2.0, whole genome shotgun sequence, a single genomic region encodes these proteins:
- the LOC138974616 gene encoding uncharacterized protein, protein MVVRQFCALIRGQGIRLRTYLDDWLIQNQAQSLCLSHTQIVLREAAELGFRNNSTKSELTPSQNFTYLGMVFDTVEWTVQPSQRRIIKIQDQINATADLFVASVRSLTSILGQMESLAPLTHFGRLHKRPFQEALNSKWDPRSQNWETLVSLQDCFIETTRQWLVTAWLTQGVPIVLPPPSKHLFTDASLEGWGAHLDDHTTFGLWTQSQVKWHINMLELEAVFLAVMEFLPFLRGEHVLVHSDNTTVVAYLNKQGGSRSLPLSHRACEMLVWCHKHGMVLSAKYLPGKLNVLADSLSRSFKVMHSEWTITHQALLRLWAQVEKPPIDLFATRFSRRLPIFVSPFPDPEAWEVNALEIPWNNLQAYAFPPIPLLARVLRKADLERPSLILVAPNWPSQAWYPDLLRLSSGPPLPLDLRRGELVQPRSGIPHDNPQWLALHGWPLSHHRPPVSTWRHPQVPSLAFQIPGFLLRSQSTGLPLTPGGTHVLERTAILWVITVQLIATFPLQCLVLLTAVTLFSASCRRLSTQL, encoded by the exons ATGGTAGTTCGCCAGTTTTGCGCTCTGATCAGGGGTCAGGGTATACGTTTAAGGACGTACCTGGACGACTGGTTGATTCAGAACCAGGCACAATCTTTGTGTCTCAGCCACACGCAGATCGTTCTGCGGGAAGCAGCAGAGCTGGGCTTCAGAAACAACAGTACCAAGTCCGAGTTGACGCCTTCCCAGAACTTCACATATCTGGGAATGGTGTTCGACACTGTAGAGTGGACAGTTCAGCCTTCCCAAAGGAGAATTATCAAGATCCAGGATCAGATAAATGCCACAGCGGATCTTTTCGTGGCCTCAGTCAGGTCTCTGACGTCCATCCTCGGCCAGATGGAATCGCTTGCTCCTCTGACACATTTTGGCAGGCTCCACAAGCGCCCGTTTCAGGAAGCGCTGAACTCCAAGTGGGATCCACGGTCTCAGAACTGGGAGACACTTGTCTCACTTCAAGATTGCTTCATAGAGACGACCAGACAATGGTTGGTCACAGCGTGGCTCACGCAGGGAGTTCCCATtgttcttcctcctccttcgaAGCACTTGTTCACGGATGCTTCTCTCGAGGGGTGGGGGGCTCACCTGGACGACCACACGACCTTCGGTCTGTGGACTCAGTCTCAGGTCAAGTGGCATATAAACATGCTGGAGTTAGAAGCAGTGTTTCTAGCTGTGATGGAATTTCTTCCTTTTCTCAGGGGAGAACACGTGTTGGTTCACTCCGACAACACCACGGTGGTGGCGTATTTGAACAAACAAGGGGGGTCTCGCTCTCTCCCGCTGTCACATCGAGCATGCGAAATGTTGGTTTGGTGTCACAAACACGGGATGGTCCTGTCGGCAAAGTACCTGCCGGGAAAACTGAATGTGTTGGCAGACTCTCTGAGTCGTTCATTCAAGGTAATGCATTCAGAGTGGACCATCACGCATCAAGCGCTTCTCCGCCTCTGGGCCCAAGTGGAGAAGCCGCCAATAGATCTCTTCGCCACACGGTTTTCGCGCCGTCTGCCGATTTTTGTATCGCCGTTTCCAGATCCCGAAGCGTGGGAGGTCAACGCCTTAGAGATTCCATGGAACAATCTGCAGGCTTACGCTTTTCCTCCAATTCCACTTCTCGCAAGGGTGTTGAGGAAGGCGGATCTGGAAAGGCCGTCTCTGATACTTGTAGCTCCGAACTGGCCGAGTCAGGCATGGTACCCGGACCTTCTGCGACTGTCAAGCGGTCCTCCTCTTCCTCTGGACCTCAGAAGAGGCGAACTGGTACAGCCCCGATCGGGCATTCCCCACGACAATCCACAGTGGCTGGCTCTTCACGGCTGGCCACT CAGTCACCACCGCCCACCAGTGTCCACGTGGCGCCACCCCCAGGTTCCTTCCCTCGCCTTCCAAATCCCGGGGTTTCTTTTGAGGAGCCAGTCTACCGGGCTGCCTTTGACCCCAGGAGGTACGCACGTCCTCGAGAGGACAGCTATCCTGTGGGTGATCACGGTGCAGCTGATCGCCACTTTCCCGCTCCAATGTCTGGTGCTCCTTACAGCAGTGACCCTGTTCAGCGCCTCCTGCCGCCGCCTGTCCACCCAACTGTAA